The proteins below come from a single Hippocampus zosterae strain Florida chromosome 5, ASM2543408v3, whole genome shotgun sequence genomic window:
- the tlr18 gene encoding toll-like receptor 18, with protein sequence MLWSFVVLSAVFNGGHTSPTQRPWTRSGAIEGIPCRFSNAGRTADCLGGQLESVPWSYFPSTLEDIDLSYNKLQEIRSEDFRRLPRLRVLNLQYNNISRIDDDAFGNNNLLERLNIFNNSLKEIPASILTSLLNLKYLYMSNNLYKRATLSEGFSRLAKLQVLSLGGPLVEGLKREDFRPLMKIKLKGFAIKCSSNLSYYEPGSLRIVQTEQMGFDMAIDQRPGTLLHMLQDLANKSFSAIQFRNLFEFTYYTGDEDIFQGLGDITAFQLVFHRGKFNENLLRMALTNLQVAPIKRLRFQYIDFARSQKFSDSGAKSSITDLKLEKLDLWYISNPDILRFDWRFTWFNKVKQLSIGYVYFNSVPCDAWVEMSGVEVLDVSNNRLRDDYIFNKLCNYRGSMTSLHTFNMSTNELTSLRDLSALTRQFHRLQVLDFSHNQLGSAESSRGCIWQRNITTVIAHHNQFTTEALACLPTTVHFLDLSSCNLDQLNVTYFEKAINLKELLLSDNKIKFIPSRWESPSLFRLALDGNSFGLISKESFQHMPGLSHLRAGNNPYHCTCELHAFIEDTKTKGRVNLTDWPENYKCYHPEQFLNTVISRYLPSEVACDVRLVIIISVATTTAVILILMLICYIFDLPWYTKATYQIIRAKYRAHKERAAGEAGPFAYHAFISYSHCDADWVREQLLPCLENNRNPYRLCIHERDFMPGRWIIDNIIENIESSHKVIFVLSRHFVNSEWCNYELYFAQQRAMGKTFSDVILVVKEPIDPGSLPSKYCKLKKMLSTKTYLEWPQQANQQAFFWAQLRSVLGKPTRHSTRSKNSSIGGHSLKEPTGPEMADPDGGAEYVKDEMFNGRQIPVVASGSGDKSSQVMRCQLDALQLVNFAVRMLCCCTKACSRGTERVDKMSRQLEKSIEGLITIFHSYSSKEGDKHKLSKAELKTLLQEELTDFMAGCSDASAVDKIMTDLDENGDQQLDFQEFVVLVAALTVACNEFFEGSCKN encoded by the exons ATGTTGTGGAGCTTCGTCGTCCTCAGTGCCGTCTTCAATGGCGGGCACACGTCGCCAACCCAGAGACCATGGACCAGAAGCGGAGCCATTGAAGGGATACCCTGTCGCTTCTCCAACGCGGGCCGCACGGCAGATTGCCTGGGCGGGCAACTGGAGAGTGTCCCGTGGAGTTACTTCCCGTCCACACTGGAGGACATTGACCTGTCCTACAATAAACTCCAAGAAATCCGTTCGGAGGACTTCCGACGTCTCCCTCGCCTCCGTGTGCTGAATCTTCAGTACAACAACATCTCGCGCATCGACGACGACGCCTTTGGAAACAACAACCTGCTCGAGCGTCTTAACATCTTCAACAACTCCCTGAAAGAGATTCCCGCCTCGATTCTGACGTCTCTGCTGAACTTAAAGTATCTCTACATGTCCAACAATCTTTACAAGCGTGCTACATTATCCGAGGGATTTTCTAGGCTGGCTAAATTGCAGGTTCTGTCCTTGGGTGGCCCTCTGGTGGAGGGTCTAAAGAGGGAAGACTTTCGCCCACTGATGAAGATCAAGTTAAAAGGTTTCGCTATCAAATGCTCCAGCAATTTAAGTTACTATGAGCCTGGAAGTCTACGTATCGTCCAAACCGAACAGATGGGCTTCGACATGGCCATCGACCAGCGGCCTGGCACTCTGCTTCACATGCTGCAAGACCTCGCCAACAAGAGCTTCAGTGCCATCCAGTTCCGCAACCTCTTTGAGTTCACATACTACACGGGAGACGAGGACATCTTCCAGGGTTTAGGGGACATCACAGCCTTCCAGTTAGTCTTCCACAGAGGAAAGTTCAATGAGAACCTCTTGAGAATGGCCCTGACCAACCTACAAGTCGCCCCTATAAAGAGGCTCCGGTTCCAGTACATTGACTTTGCACGCTCGCAAAAATTCTCCGACAGCGGCGCCAAATCCAGCATTACCGACCTGAAGCTGGAAAAGCTAGATCTCTG GTACATCAGCAATCCCGACATATTGCGGTTTGACTGGCGCTTCACATGGTTCAACAAGGTCAAGCAGCTGTCCATTGGTTACGTATACTTCAACTCTGTCCCTTGCGACGCCTGGGTGGAGATGAGTGGTGTGGAAGTCCTGGATGTTTCCAATAACCGCCTACGGGATGACTACATATTCAACAAGTTGTGCAACTACCGGGGCTCCATGACCAGTCTTCACACCTTCAACATGAGCACCAACGAGCTGACCAGCTTGAGAGACTTGTCGGCACTGACCAGGCAGTTTCACCGGCTTCAAGTCTTGGACTTCAGTCACAACCAGCTGGGATCCGCCGAAAGCAGCCGGGGCTGCATCTGGCAAAGGAACATCACCACAGTCATCGCTCACCACAACCAGTTTACCACAGAAGCCCTTGCTTGTCTGCCCACCACCGTGCACTTTTTGGACCTGTCCTCGTGTAACCTAGACCAGCTAAATGTCACATACTTCGAGAAAGCCATAAACCTGAAGGAGTTGCTTCTAAGCGACAATAAAATCAAGTTCATCCCATCCAGGTGGGAGAGTCCGTCGCTGTTCAGGCTGGCTTTGGATGGGAATTCCTTTGGTCTCATCAGCAAGGAATCTTTTCAGCACATGCCTGGACTCTCTCACCTGAGGGCTGGGAACAACCCCTACCACTGTACCTGTGAGCTTCACGCCTTTATTGAGGACACCAAGACCAAAGGGCGGGTCAACCTAACGGACTGGCCCGAGAACTACAAGTGCTACCACCCAGAGCAATTCCTCAACACCGTCATATCCAGATACCTCCCAAGCGAGGTGGCATGCGACGTCAGActggtcatcatcatcagcgtCGCCACCACCACGGCGGTCATCCTCATCCTGATGCTCATTTGCTACATTTTCGACCTGCCGTGGTACACCAAGGCCACTTATCAGATCATCAGGGCCAAATACAGAGCGCACAAGGAGCGAGCTGCCGGAGAAGCCGGCCCTTTCGCCTATCACGCCTTCATATCCTACAGCCACTGTGACGCCGACTGGGTGAGGGAGCAGCTGCTGCCATGTCTGGAGAACAACCGGAACCCTTACCGACTGTGCATTCACGAGAGGGACTTCATGCCAGGACGTTGGATCATCGACAACATCATCGAGAATATTGAAAGCAGCCACAAG GTCATATTTGTGCTGTCACGGCATTTTGTCAACAGCGAGTGGTGCAACTACGAGCTGTACTTTGCTCAGCAGCGAGCCATGGGCAAAACGTTCAGCGACGTCATCCTGGTGGTGAAGGAACCCATCGATCCGGGTTCCTTGCCCAGTAAGTACTGCAAGCTGAAGAAGATGCTAAGCACCAAGACGTACCTGGAGTGGCCTCAGCAGGCCAACCAGCAGGCTTTCTTCTGGGCCCAGTTGAGGAGCGTCTTGGGCAAACCAACCAGGCATAGCACCCGGAGTAAGAATTCCTCCATTGGGGGCCACTCGCTGAAGGAGCCTACGGGGCCGGAAATGGCCGATCCTGATGGAGGAGCGGAATACGTTAAAGATGAAATGTTCAATGGAAGACAAATCCCTGTGGTGGCG TCAGGTTCCGGTGATAAGAGTTCACAAGTGATGAGATGCCAGCTGGACGCCCTTCAGCTTGTTAACTTCGCGGTCAG GATGCTGTGTTGCTGTACGAAAGCATGCAGTCGCG GTACCGAGCGTGTTGACAAAATGAGCCGTCAGCTAGAAAAGTCCATCGAAGGCCTCATCACCATCTTCCACTCGTACTCGTCCAAAGAAGGCGACAAGCACAAGCTGAGCAAAGCTGAGCTCAAAACGCTCCTGCAGGAGGAGCTCACAGACTTCATGGCT GGCTGCAGCGACGCCTCCGCCGTTGACAAGATCATGACGGACCTGGACGAGAACGGCGACCAGCAACTCGACTTTCAGGAGTTTGTAGTTCTGGTGGCGGCACTCACCGTGGCCTGTAATGAATTCTTTGAAGGCTCCTGCAAGAACTAa